One segment of Antennarius striatus isolate MH-2024 chromosome 5, ASM4005453v1, whole genome shotgun sequence DNA contains the following:
- the psma5 gene encoding proteasome subunit alpha type-5 — protein sequence MFLTRSEYDRGVNTFSPEGRLFQVEYAIEAIKLGSTAIGIQTSEGVCLAVEKRITSPLMEPNSIEKIVEIDSHIGCAMSGLIADAKTLIDKARVETQNHWFTYNETMTVESVTQAVSNLALQFGEEDADPGAMSRPFGVALLFGGVDEKGPQLYHMDPSGTFVQCDARAIGSASEGAQSSLQEVYHKSMTLKDAIKSSLTILKQVMEEKLNATNIELATVEPGKTFHMFTKEELEDVIKDI from the exons ATGTTTCTGACAAGATCGGAATATGACAG AGGCGTGAACACATTCTCTCCTGAGGGAAGATTGTTCCAGGTTGAATATGCAATAGAGGCTATAAAA TTGGGCTCCACAGCCATCGGTATCCAGACATCAGAGGGGGTGTGCCTGGCAGTAGAGAAGAGGATTACCTCTCCGTTGATGGAGCCCAACAGCATTGAAAAAATTGTGGAGATTGACAGTCATATTG GTTGTGCCATGAGTGGCTTGATAGCTGATGCCAAGACTCTTATTGACAAAGCAAGGGTGGAAACACAG AACCACTGGTTCACTTACAATGAGACAATGACTGTTGAGAGTGTGACGCAGGCGGTGTCCAACCTTGCACTGCAGTTTGGAGAGGAAGATGCAGATCCTGGTGCCATG AGCCGACCATTTGGCGTTGCACTTTTGTTTGGGGGAGTTGATGAGAAAGGACCCCAGCT GTACCACATGGACCCATCAGGAACCTTTGTACAGTGTGATGCTCGGGCCATCGGCTCTGCATCTGAAGGAGCCCAAAGTTCACTACAAGAGGTCTACCACAAG TCCATGACATTAAAAGATGCCATAAAGTCATCTCTCACCATTCTGAAGCAAGTCATGGAGGAGAAGCTCAACGCCACCAATATTGAG CTGGCAACAGTGGAACCCGGAAAAACCTTCCATATGTTTAccaaagaggagctggaggatgtAATTAAGGACATCTAA